In the genome of Gloeotrichia echinulata CP02, one region contains:
- a CDS encoding DUF4070 domain-containing protein produces the protein MRILLVYPIFPKTFWSYEKILELVDRKVLLPPLGLVTVAAILPQEWEFKLVDRNIRPATEEEWAWADVVVFSAMIVQKQDLLEQIREAKRRGKLVAVGGPYPTSVPSGVQEAGADFLILDEGEITLPMFVEAIQKGEKSGTFRTTEKPDVTTTPIPRFDLLELNAYDSMSIQFSRGCPFQCEFCDIIVLYGRKPRTKSPAQLLAELDYLYELGWRRSVFMVDDNFIGNKRNVKLLLKELKVWMAEHQYPFSFDTEASVDLAQDLELMELMVESGFKAVFLGIETPDEDSLQLTKKFQNTRSSLTDAVQTIIKTGLRPMAGFIIGFDGEKAGAGDRIVRFAEQAAIPSTTFAMLQALPNTALWHRLTKEGRLREGTDGNINQTTLMNFIPTRPLEEIAREYVEAFCALYDPVQYLDRTYRCFLMMGGPSWTAPFKMPEWVVVKALLIVIWRQGIKRETRWKFWHHLFSIIKHNPKVADHYLAACAHNEHFLEYRQIVRDEIESQLAAYLAQGAETPYVPPVKEKVVAKAEAIVS, from the coding sequence TAAGCTGGTTGATCGCAACATTCGCCCCGCGACTGAAGAAGAATGGGCTTGGGCTGATGTGGTAGTTTTCTCGGCGATGATTGTCCAGAAACAAGATTTACTAGAACAAATCCGCGAAGCAAAAAGACGTGGTAAATTGGTTGCAGTCGGTGGTCCTTACCCAACTTCAGTACCTAGTGGAGTTCAAGAAGCTGGTGCAGATTTTCTCATTCTTGATGAAGGAGAAATCACCCTACCGATGTTTGTCGAAGCAATTCAAAAAGGTGAAAAATCTGGGACATTCCGCACCACAGAAAAACCCGATGTCACAACTACACCCATCCCCCGTTTTGATTTATTGGAATTGAATGCTTATGATTCAATGTCAATTCAATTTTCGCGGGGTTGTCCTTTCCAGTGCGAATTTTGTGACATTATTGTGCTTTATGGTCGCAAACCCCGGACGAAATCTCCAGCACAATTGTTGGCAGAATTAGATTATCTTTATGAATTAGGTTGGCGCCGCAGCGTGTTCATGGTCGATGACAACTTTATCGGCAACAAACGAAATGTTAAATTGTTGTTGAAAGAGTTAAAAGTCTGGATGGCAGAACATCAGTATCCCTTCAGTTTTGACACTGAAGCTTCTGTGGATTTAGCACAAGATCTAGAATTGATGGAATTAATGGTTGAATCTGGTTTTAAAGCAGTATTTTTGGGAATTGAAACCCCAGACGAAGATAGTTTGCAACTGACAAAGAAATTCCAAAATACTCGCAGTTCCTTGACAGATGCAGTGCAAACCATCATTAAAACTGGATTGCGCCCAATGGCTGGATTTATTATCGGCTTTGATGGCGAAAAAGCCGGCGCAGGCGATCGCATTGTCCGTTTTGCTGAACAAGCAGCAATCCCCTCCACCACCTTCGCCATGTTACAAGCGCTACCCAATACAGCACTTTGGCATCGTCTGACAAAAGAAGGAAGACTCCGGGAAGGTACAGATGGAAACATCAACCAAACCACTTTGATGAACTTCATCCCCACCCGTCCCCTGGAAGAAATTGCCAGAGAATATGTTGAAGCATTTTGTGCTTTATACGACCCAGTACAATATTTAGACCGCACCTACCGCTGTTTCTTGATGATGGGTGGACCAAGTTGGACAGCACCATTTAAAATGCCAGAATGGGTGGTTGTCAAAGCACTATTAATTGTAATTTGGCGACAAGGAATCAAACGGGAAACCCGCTGGAAATTCTGGCATCACTTATTCAGCATCATCAAGCATAACCCAAAAGTGGCAGATCATTATCTCGCCGCCTGCGCCCACAACGAGCATTTTCTAGAGTATCGCCAAATTGTACGCGATGAAATTGAAAGTCAGCTAGCAGCCTATCTTGCACAAGGCGCAGAAACACCTTATGTCCCCCCTGTCAAGGAAAAAGTGGTAGCCAAAGCTGAAGCAATAGTCAGTTAA